Proteins from a genomic interval of Vibrio casei:
- a CDS encoding DUF2946 domain-containing protein, with protein MLITSPIRHFLWGKVNYLPVMLILLIYVAPLISMAVSIHTASAMHHHSAPVMDMSKQAHRSDLAHHDHQAMQAEPHDHGWCGYCDLLASIAATVSLAFVILTAMLVLMLSRIDVAPQLGLSFAYLFPTPRAPPVSLSTL; from the coding sequence ATGTTAATCACCTCACCCATTCGCCATTTTTTGTGGGGCAAAGTGAACTATTTGCCGGTGATGTTGATCCTACTTATTTATGTTGCACCTTTGATTTCAATGGCGGTATCGATCCATACTGCTTCTGCTATGCATCACCATTCAGCTCCGGTGATGGACATGTCGAAACAAGCACATCGCTCAGATCTCGCACACCATGATCATCAAGCGATGCAGGCAGAGCCTCATGACCATGGGTGGTGTGGTTATTGTGACTTATTGGCGAGCATTGCCGCGACAGTGAGCTTAGCGTTTGTCATTCTGACAGCAATGCTTGTTTTAATGTTGAGCCGTATCGATGTTGCGCCTCAATTAGGTTTATCTTTTGCTTATTTATTCCCCACCCCAAGAGCCCCTCCTGTTTCTTTATCTACTTTATGA
- a CDS encoding PepSY-associated TM helix domain-containing protein — MSTVQTSAGGVGAFIKRLHFYIGLFVGPFIFLAALTGTIYVLTPQLEQAIYQQELTGVTEGTVKPLSEQIAAAQSRVPASLEIKSVRPAPELGQTTRVLFNDPELDRYRARTVFVDPVTLDVKGELASYGTSGVLPLRIAIDFLHTDLLLGPIGRYYSELAASWMWVAALGGVFLWWQQRRTFHRPAKAGSFAQTRSRHAKVAIWISLGLLFFSATGLTWSKWAGGNISEWRQSIGWVTPSVSRDLAEHHHGEDHVQHANMTHGPSHNMLTMFNGVEQAARQFGIDAGKIEIVPSHQSGKAWVVQEIDRSWPTQVDSVAIDPASMSVIAHANFKDFPLVAKLIRWGIDAHMGILFGLPNQLLLAAFGVALCSVIIWGYRMWWKRRPMIVNSSATLSETWLKLSLIMKVVSLIVALLLGLALPLMGCSLLIFCVIDIIRWRWMNNILQSV, encoded by the coding sequence ATGAGTACAGTACAAACTAGTGCAGGGGGGGTTGGCGCCTTCATTAAGCGCTTGCACTTTTATATAGGCCTATTTGTTGGCCCATTTATTTTTTTGGCGGCTTTGACGGGGACGATTTACGTTTTAACGCCTCAGTTAGAGCAAGCGATCTATCAGCAGGAATTAACGGGTGTCACTGAGGGAACCGTGAAACCGTTGAGTGAGCAAATTGCGGCTGCGCAGAGTCGTGTTCCTGCATCGCTTGAAATTAAATCTGTTCGTCCTGCTCCCGAATTAGGCCAAACCACACGTGTTTTATTTAACGATCCTGAACTCGACCGTTACCGAGCAAGAACTGTTTTTGTTGATCCGGTGACGTTAGATGTAAAAGGTGAGCTCGCCAGTTATGGTACTAGCGGTGTATTGCCTTTACGTATTGCGATTGACTTTTTACATACCGACTTATTACTCGGTCCTATTGGTCGTTATTACAGTGAATTGGCGGCTTCTTGGATGTGGGTAGCGGCTTTAGGTGGCGTATTTTTATGGTGGCAACAACGCCGTACTTTTCATCGTCCGGCTAAAGCTGGGAGCTTTGCTCAGACTCGTTCTCGCCATGCTAAGGTGGCGATTTGGATAAGCTTAGGTTTATTATTCTTTTCTGCTACCGGACTGACTTGGTCTAAATGGGCGGGAGGCAATATTTCTGAATGGCGTCAATCTATTGGGTGGGTGACTCCTTCCGTGTCACGTGATTTAGCCGAACATCACCATGGTGAGGATCATGTACAGCACGCTAATATGACTCATGGACCTTCACATAATATGTTGACGATGTTCAATGGTGTTGAGCAGGCCGCACGTCAATTTGGTATCGATGCGGGTAAGATTGAAATTGTTCCGAGTCATCAGTCAGGAAAAGCTTGGGTTGTTCAGGAAATTGATCGTTCATGGCCGACTCAGGTAGATTCTGTTGCCATTGATCCGGCCTCTATGTCGGTGATTGCGCATGCTAATTTCAAAGACTTTCCATTAGTGGCTAAGTTGATTCGTTGGGGAATCGATGCCCACATGGGGATTTTATTTGGTTTACCAAATCAATTGCTTTTAGCTGCATTTGGCGTTGCTTTATGTTCCGTCATTATTTGGGGTTATAGGATGTGGTGGAAGCGTCGTCCTATGATCGTCAATAGTAGTGCAACCTTATCGGAAACATGGTTGAAGCTATCTCTTATAATGAAAGTGGTATCGCTTATCGTTGCCTTGCTTCTTGGGTTGGCGTTACCGTTAATGGGATGCAGCTTATTGATCTTTTGTGTGATTGACATCATCCGTTGGCGGTGGATGAATAACATACTTCAATCGGTTTAA
- a CDS encoding peptidoglycan DD-metalloendopeptidase family protein, giving the protein MNTSLESALQQHRCHPVILAELQFGPALIVDLSPSSEIWGKVNAGHDFSAEIKRQVAEIGAVLEIGRYAEQRMIYQDTDSFSDHQSRTLHIGIDLGIPAGNPVFSPLDGEIFGFADHHQQGDYGPTIILRHQLEGHTFHTLYGHLAKSSLTSLDIGQQIKQGEAFATIGHTDENGGWATHLHFQIIKNMDRYQNDYPGVVDPKEANFYLDNCPDPNWILGRNDLA; this is encoded by the coding sequence ATGAATACATCTCTTGAATCTGCGCTCCAGCAACACCGTTGTCACCCTGTCATACTAGCTGAATTGCAGTTTGGTCCCGCCTTAATTGTTGATCTATCACCAAGCAGTGAAATTTGGGGAAAAGTGAATGCAGGGCATGATTTTTCAGCGGAAATTAAGCGTCAGGTGGCGGAAATAGGTGCGGTACTAGAAATTGGTCGTTACGCAGAACAACGCATGATATATCAAGATACCGATAGTTTTTCCGACCACCAATCTCGTACACTTCATATAGGTATCGATCTCGGCATTCCAGCGGGAAATCCTGTGTTTTCACCACTGGATGGTGAGATTTTTGGCTTCGCAGATCATCATCAACAAGGCGATTACGGCCCCACCATCATCTTACGTCATCAGCTAGAAGGACATACTTTTCATACCCTCTATGGGCACTTAGCCAAATCGTCATTAACCTCATTAGACATCGGCCAACAAATAAAACAAGGCGAAGCATTTGCCACGATTGGTCATACTGATGAAAATGGCGGCTGGGCAACCCATCTGCATTTTCAAATCATTAAAAACATGGACAGATATCAAAATGATTACCCGGGGGTAGTCGATCCCAAAGAGGCTAATTTTTATCTTGATAACTGCCCAGATCCAAACTGGATTTTAGGCCGGAACGACTTAGCATAA
- the yghU gene encoding glutathione-dependent disulfide-bond oxidoreductase, with product MTNQYTPPKVWKNEQQGGTWGSINRPDSGARHEQALPIGKHPIQLYSLGTPNGQKITILLEELLAKGITEAEYDAFLIKIGDGDQFSSGFVDVNPNSKIPALVDYSGETPIKVFESGSILFYLAEKFGEFLPAAIDERTKVMNWLFWLQGAAPYLGGGFGHFYHYAPEQYEYPINRFSMEAKRQLDVLDKQLAKNTYIAGEEYSIADIAIWPWYGNLVLNNAYNAAEFLDVESYTHLQRWAKAIAERPAVQRGRIVNKPMGEAWEAIEERHSAEDIDKALSQKP from the coding sequence ATGACAAACCAATACACACCACCAAAAGTTTGGAAAAATGAACAACAAGGCGGTACGTGGGGCAGCATAAACCGCCCAGATTCAGGCGCTCGACATGAGCAAGCTCTGCCAATTGGAAAACACCCTATTCAGTTATATTCACTCGGCACACCAAACGGGCAAAAGATCACTATTTTGTTGGAAGAGCTTCTTGCTAAAGGCATTACCGAAGCAGAATACGATGCTTTCTTAATTAAAATTGGGGATGGCGATCAGTTCTCATCTGGATTTGTTGACGTGAATCCAAACTCAAAAATCCCGGCGCTGGTTGACTACAGTGGCGAAACGCCAATCAAAGTCTTTGAATCGGGATCCATCTTGTTTTATTTAGCTGAAAAGTTTGGTGAGTTCCTACCAGCCGCCATTGATGAACGAACCAAAGTAATGAATTGGCTATTCTGGCTACAAGGTGCAGCACCTTACTTAGGCGGTGGTTTTGGCCATTTCTATCATTACGCACCAGAACAATATGAATATCCTATTAATCGCTTTTCGATGGAAGCCAAACGTCAATTAGATGTTTTAGATAAGCAGCTTGCAAAGAATACTTATATTGCAGGGGAAGAGTACAGCATTGCTGACATCGCGATTTGGCCATGGTATGGCAACCTAGTGTTAAATAATGCCTACAATGCTGCTGAATTTTTAGATGTGGAAAGTTATACGCACCTACAACGTTGGGCTAAAGCCATTGCCGAACGCCCAGCGGTTCAACGAGGACGCATCGTTAATAAACCAATGGGTGAAGCGTGGGAAGCCATTGAAGAGCGT
- the sstT gene encoding serine/threonine transporter SstT translates to MQNNNSLISRFANGNLVLQILVGIIAGIALAMVSPTTATSMSIVGNLFVGALKAIAPILVFVLVAASIASQKKNSSSNMRPVIVLYLLGTFLAALTAVLMSFAFPTSLTLVNAATGTTPPEGIGEVLNTLLFKIVDNPVNALVNANYIGILAWSVGLGLALRHANSATKEMFSDISHGVSGIVRFIIRLAPFGIFGLVATTFATTGFSAIAGYAQLLAVLLGSMAIIALVVNPLLVFFKTKQNPYPLVFQCLRESGVTAFFTRSSAANIPVNMALCEKLKLNEDTYSVSIPLGATINMGGAAITITVLTLAAVNTLGIQVDLPTAILLSVVAAVSACGASGVAGGSLLLIPLACSLFGISNDVAMQVVGVGFIIGVIQDSAETGLNSSTDVVFTAAVCRADEAQAAAQSSQA, encoded by the coding sequence ATGCAAAACAATAATTCACTGATTTCTCGATTTGCCAATGGCAACTTAGTGCTACAAATTTTGGTCGGCATTATTGCAGGTATTGCACTTGCAATGGTGTCACCGACGACAGCAACAAGTATGTCTATTGTTGGTAATTTATTTGTAGGGGCTTTAAAAGCTATCGCTCCTATCCTTGTTTTCGTTTTGGTTGCAGCATCTATTGCCAGCCAGAAAAAAAACTCAAGCAGTAATATGCGCCCAGTCATCGTGCTGTATCTTCTTGGTACCTTTTTAGCAGCACTGACTGCGGTTCTTATGAGCTTTGCTTTCCCAACCTCACTCACTTTAGTGAATGCAGCAACAGGAACCACACCACCAGAAGGTATTGGTGAAGTTCTCAATACTCTGCTATTTAAAATTGTCGATAACCCAGTCAATGCTTTAGTAAACGCTAACTACATTGGTATTTTGGCATGGTCGGTTGGTTTAGGTTTGGCACTTCGTCACGCCAACTCGGCGACAAAAGAAATGTTTAGCGATATTAGTCACGGCGTATCAGGTATTGTTCGTTTCATTATTCGTCTTGCACCATTTGGTATTTTCGGCCTTGTTGCAACAACGTTTGCCACAACGGGCTTTAGTGCCATTGCTGGTTACGCACAACTATTAGCGGTTCTACTTGGTTCAATGGCGATCATTGCACTGGTTGTGAACCCACTATTAGTATTCTTTAAAACGAAGCAAAACCCATACCCATTGGTATTTCAGTGCTTACGTGAAAGCGGTGTAACTGCATTTTTCACTCGTTCAAGTGCCGCCAATATCCCAGTTAACATGGCATTATGTGAAAAACTAAAACTGAATGAAGATACGTATTCGGTTTCAATTCCATTAGGTGCAACCATCAACATGGGTGGCGCGGCAATCACCATTACCGTACTCACGCTTGCAGCGGTAAATACGTTAGGTATTCAAGTTGATTTACCAACCGCCATTCTATTGAGTGTTGTGGCGGCAGTATCGGCTTGTGGTGCTTCTGGAGTTGCTGGTGGTTCCCTACTTCTTATCCCACTAGCATGTAGCCTATTTGGTATTTCTAATGATGTAGCAATGCAAGTGGTTGGTGTTGGCTTTATTATTGGCGTTATCCAAGATTCAGCGGAAACAGGCCTTAACAGTTCTACCGATGTTGTCTTTACCGCAGCAGTTTGTCGTGCGGATGAAGCTCAAGCGGCGGCGCAATCTAGCCAAGCTTAA
- a CDS encoding MFS transporter, with protein sequence MTTQSSQTPPCLPKSTLLILYFIIFLGSAGFFITIPAYVNLFLTDHSLAIAKVMPLEDRRSLFGTVMSAAPFISMFFTPFIARFADRYSRKVVMAICLLVAAIGFVMPVYAIIAGSITLLFTGNMINSLGSASQPIAQAVLADNSQGKTKATLMSFVAVVMTAAMSFGPALGSKLTALYGAQAPFYACLLIAIICFILLHLIRLPKQATLQQENPFSLSAPLSRSQKGLLPCLAIVFLCQFSWSLYFQNIAFILPQKWQLAVEGEFYQYFMLAIGVVMIASLLFVPRLLLSWIPLPNALRSVLSGAGIGMVLLAITPTPTTHIMAMIWTSIMVASAFPLYIIALSDRASDGDQGWAMALSSAMVGLAWTLTGYLTAILVNVDLMLPTFIAAVGYVVTVILIPRQTQVGSQKAKV encoded by the coding sequence ATGACGACTCAATCAAGCCAAACACCACCTTGCCTACCAAAAAGCACATTATTGATTCTATATTTCATCATATTTTTAGGCTCTGCTGGCTTTTTCATTACCATTCCAGCTTATGTTAATTTGTTTTTAACGGATCACTCTTTAGCCATTGCCAAAGTAATGCCACTGGAAGATAGGCGTAGCTTATTTGGTACTGTGATGTCTGCGGCACCTTTTATCTCAATGTTCTTTACCCCTTTTATTGCCCGTTTTGCCGACCGTTACAGTCGTAAAGTGGTTATGGCAATCTGTTTACTCGTCGCGGCAATCGGCTTCGTCATGCCGGTTTATGCCATCATTGCCGGTTCAATAACGCTATTATTCACCGGTAATATGATTAATAGCTTAGGCTCTGCCAGCCAACCTATTGCTCAAGCGGTATTAGCGGATAATAGCCAAGGAAAAACCAAAGCCACATTAATGAGTTTTGTTGCGGTCGTAATGACGGCTGCCATGTCTTTTGGCCCTGCACTTGGCAGTAAGTTAACCGCCTTATATGGTGCACAAGCCCCTTTTTATGCCTGTTTATTGATCGCTATTATCTGTTTTATTTTGCTTCATTTGATCCGCCTACCGAAACAAGCCACATTACAACAAGAGAACCCATTTTCATTATCTGCGCCGTTATCTCGTAGTCAAAAAGGATTGCTGCCATGCTTAGCCATTGTCTTTTTATGCCAATTTAGCTGGAGCTTATATTTTCAAAATATCGCCTTTATCCTACCGCAAAAATGGCAATTGGCGGTTGAAGGTGAATTTTATCAATACTTTATGTTAGCAATTGGTGTGGTCATGATTGCCTCTTTACTCTTTGTGCCTCGTTTATTACTATCCTGGATACCTTTACCTAATGCATTAAGAAGCGTCCTAAGTGGTGCTGGTATTGGTATGGTTTTACTGGCAATCACTCCCACACCAACCACTCACATTATGGCAATGATCTGGACCTCTATCATGGTCGCCTCGGCTTTTCCTTTATACATTATCGCATTGTCTGATCGAGCAAGTGATGGCGATCAAGGCTGGGCGATGGCGCTATCTAGTGCCATGGTTGGCTTAGCATGGACACTCACAGGATATCTCACCGCTATTTTAGTCAATGTCGATTTAATGCTGCCAACCTTCATTGCCGCCGTCGGTTATGTCGTCACGGTTATCTTGATACCACGTCAAACACAAGTTGGCTCACAAAAGGCGAAGGTATGA
- the ctaD gene encoding cytochrome c oxidase subunit I gives MNPSPSIDTAETDTASEVHSDHHGPSKGIKRWIYSTNHKDIGTLYLWFSLIMFFTGGAMAMVIRAELFQPGLQLVEPHFFNQMTTVHGLIMVFGAVMPAFTGLANWMIPMMIGAPDMALPRMNNLSFWILPFAFLILLGSLFMPGGGPDFGWTFYAPLSTTFSSDSTALFVFSIHIMGISSIMGAINVIVTIVNMRAPGMDWMKLPMFVWTWLITAFLLIAVMPVLAGAVTMVLTDKYFGTSFFDAAGGGDPVMFQHIFWFFGHPEVYIMILPSFGIVSAIIPTFSGKKLFGYHSMVYATCAIAILSFTVWAHHMFTTGMPVFAEIFFMYCTMLISVPTGVKVFNWVATMWRGSLTFETPMLFAIAFIVLFSIGGFSGLMLAIVPADFQYHDTYFVVAHFHYVLVTGAVFSIMAAAYYWLPKWTGNMYHQTLSLWHFWLSLISVNILFFPMHFLGLAGMPRRIPDYSIQFADVNQIVSIGGFAFGLSQVLFLVIVVKCIRGGEASPAKPWERAEGLEWTVPSPAPHHTFLTPPKMED, from the coding sequence ATGAACCCTTCACCTTCTATTGATACCGCTGAGACTGACACAGCCTCGGAGGTGCATTCAGATCATCATGGTCCTTCTAAGGGCATAAAGCGTTGGATTTATTCCACCAATCATAAAGATATTGGAACGCTGTATTTATGGTTTAGTTTGATCATGTTCTTTACCGGCGGCGCCATGGCGATGGTGATTCGAGCTGAATTATTCCAACCCGGGTTACAATTAGTTGAGCCACATTTCTTTAATCAGATGACGACGGTTCATGGCCTTATTATGGTATTTGGTGCGGTTATGCCGGCGTTTACGGGCTTGGCTAATTGGATGATTCCCATGATGATAGGCGCGCCTGATATGGCGTTACCTCGAATGAATAACCTCAGTTTTTGGATCCTTCCTTTCGCCTTTTTGATTCTATTAGGATCTCTTTTTATGCCGGGCGGTGGTCCTGATTTTGGTTGGACGTTTTACGCACCGTTATCGACGACGTTTAGTTCAGATAGTACCGCTTTGTTTGTATTTTCTATTCATATCATGGGCATTAGTTCGATCATGGGTGCAATTAATGTGATTGTGACGATAGTGAATATGCGCGCGCCAGGTATGGATTGGATGAAGCTCCCTATGTTTGTTTGGACATGGCTCATCACCGCTTTCTTATTGATCGCAGTTATGCCGGTATTAGCGGGCGCGGTGACCATGGTATTAACGGATAAGTACTTTGGAACGAGCTTTTTTGATGCGGCTGGTGGCGGTGACCCTGTGATGTTCCAGCATATTTTTTGGTTTTTTGGGCACCCTGAAGTTTATATTATGATTTTACCGTCATTCGGTATTGTTTCGGCGATCATTCCCACTTTTAGCGGCAAAAAACTCTTTGGTTATCATTCGATGGTGTATGCGACTTGTGCCATTGCGATTTTGTCGTTCACGGTGTGGGCGCATCATATGTTTACAACTGGTATGCCGGTGTTTGCTGAAATTTTCTTTATGTATTGCACCATGTTGATCTCGGTACCCACAGGCGTCAAAGTGTTTAACTGGGTGGCCACCATGTGGCGAGGTTCACTCACGTTTGAAACCCCAATGTTATTTGCGATTGCCTTTATTGTGCTGTTCAGCATCGGTGGTTTTTCGGGCCTAATGTTGGCGATTGTACCGGCTGACTTCCAATATCATGATACGTATTTTGTGGTGGCACATTTTCACTATGTGCTGGTGACGGGCGCCGTATTTTCGATCATGGCGGCGGCGTACTATTGGTTACCGAAGTGGACAGGCAATATGTACCATCAGACTCTTAGCTTATGGCACTTCTGGCTTTCACTCATTTCAGTCAATATTCTCTTTTTCCCAATGCATTTTTTAGGCTTGGCTGGCATGCCAAGACGCATTCCTGATTACTCGATTCAATTTGCTGATGTGAATCAGATCGTCTCAATTGGTGGTTTTGCATTTGGATTATCTCAAGTGCTGTTTTTAGTGATTGTCGTGAAATGCATTCGAGGCGGTGAAGCGTCGCCAGCGAAACCTTGGGAACGGGCTGAAGGGCTTGAATGGACCGTTCCAAGCCCAGCGCCACACCATACGTTTTTAACCCCTCCTAAGATGGAGGACTAA
- a CDS encoding cytochrome c oxidase subunit 3 → MNKTNEAFSASHSSNHHKVSTSRQPEVYYVPSESNWPIVGAFALFLIAVGAGLFVQPKGLLSHFGGFVLLSGFIILIIMLIGWFRNVIQESLSGLYSHQIERSFRQGMSWFIFSEVMFFGAFFGALFYARMVAVPWLGGASNNAMTNEVLWPTFEAIWPLVTTPSGTVTEAMPWQGLPFMNTIILLTSSVTLHLSQLSLEKNQRTALIVWLEITIVLAVAFLFYQGQEYAHAYQEMNLTLQSGVYGNTFFLLTGFHGLHVTLGTLFLIVLLGRIAFDHFTPKDHFAFQAGSWYWHFVDVVWLTLFIFVYVL, encoded by the coding sequence ATGAACAAAACCAATGAAGCCTTCAGCGCTTCTCATTCCTCGAACCATCATAAAGTCTCCACGAGTCGTCAACCGGAAGTCTATTACGTGCCGTCGGAAAGTAATTGGCCAATTGTCGGGGCTTTTGCGCTATTTCTCATAGCGGTTGGCGCGGGGCTTTTCGTTCAACCAAAAGGTTTATTGAGTCATTTCGGTGGCTTTGTTTTATTAAGTGGCTTCATCATCTTAATTATCATGCTAATCGGTTGGTTTCGTAATGTGATTCAAGAATCATTATCTGGTTTGTATTCTCATCAAATTGAACGCTCTTTTCGTCAAGGCATGAGTTGGTTCATTTTTTCAGAAGTCATGTTTTTTGGGGCTTTTTTTGGGGCGTTATTTTACGCTCGAATGGTGGCTGTACCTTGGTTAGGTGGAGCCTCCAATAATGCGATGACCAATGAAGTGTTATGGCCCACATTTGAAGCAATTTGGCCTTTGGTGACGACACCGAGTGGTACGGTTACCGAAGCCATGCCGTGGCAAGGTTTACCATTTATGAATACCATTATTTTATTAACCTCTTCGGTGACGTTGCACCTTTCCCAATTAAGCCTAGAAAAAAATCAGCGTACGGCGTTAATTGTTTGGCTTGAGATCACTATCGTACTGGCGGTTGCGTTCTTATTTTATCAAGGTCAAGAATATGCACATGCTTATCAAGAGATGAATTTAACCCTGCAGTCGGGCGTGTATGGCAATACCTTTTTCTTACTTACAGGGTTTCACGGACTACATGTGACGTTGGGAACGTTATTTTTAATCGTGTTACTGGGTCGTATTGCTTTTGATCATTTCACGCCTAAAGATCATTTTGCCTTTCAAGCGGGTAGTTGGTATTGGCATTTTGTTGACGTGGTTTGGTTAACCTTGTTCATTTTTGTTTATGTTTTATAA
- the coxB gene encoding cytochrome c oxidase subunit II — MRKNVVAFTQALIGLMVLVPKVALPVETKFNLTQGVTEISGKVYHLHMLIFYICCAIAVVVFGVMFYSIIRHRKSRGAVASHFHESTKVEILWTIIPIIILVLMAIPATKTLIAMEDTTQDELTVTVTGSQWKWHYRYFDQGVDFYSFITTSQKQIKGKEEKGEHYLLEVDNPLVLPINRKIRFLMTSDDVIHSWWVPAFAVKKDAVPGFINEAWTKIDQPGVYRGQCAELCGRNHGFMPIVVEALPEEEFDAWLVKQQQIAAEKKAEAEKSLAKTRSLEELMVQGEKLYNDRCSVCHQVTGQGIPNVFPALKGNKVVTGPAEHHIDVVLHGVAGTAMQAFANQLSEEEISAIVTYERNAWGNNTGDVIQASDVKRVLTNGEDPKPSETNNSARRESMNKGSQAKDIHINEPKINRSDMNGFEKNRFASNASAPRINNGSAQKTIERRHNEPFTFY, encoded by the coding sequence TTGCGCAAAAACGTTGTTGCTTTCACCCAAGCTCTAATCGGGTTAATGGTTTTGGTACCCAAGGTGGCGTTACCAGTGGAAACCAAATTTAACCTGACCCAAGGGGTGACAGAAATTAGTGGTAAGGTGTATCACCTTCACATGCTGATTTTTTATATTTGTTGCGCCATCGCCGTGGTGGTGTTTGGTGTGATGTTTTATTCGATCATTCGTCATCGAAAATCTCGCGGAGCGGTTGCCTCTCACTTTCATGAAAGTACCAAAGTTGAAATTCTTTGGACAATTATTCCCATTATCATATTGGTGTTAATGGCGATTCCTGCCACCAAAACGTTAATTGCGATGGAAGACACCACTCAAGATGAATTAACCGTGACTGTCACAGGCTCTCAATGGAAGTGGCATTATCGTTACTTTGATCAAGGTGTTGATTTTTATAGTTTTATTACCACTTCTCAGAAGCAAATTAAAGGAAAAGAAGAGAAAGGCGAGCATTACTTATTGGAAGTGGATAACCCTTTAGTACTGCCGATTAATCGTAAAATTCGCTTTTTGATGACATCTGATGATGTGATTCATTCTTGGTGGGTACCGGCTTTTGCTGTTAAAAAAGATGCGGTTCCGGGGTTTATCAATGAAGCGTGGACCAAAATTGATCAGCCGGGAGTTTATCGCGGGCAGTGTGCAGAGCTGTGTGGGCGGAATCATGGGTTTATGCCGATTGTGGTTGAGGCGCTACCTGAAGAGGAGTTTGATGCTTGGTTAGTTAAGCAGCAACAAATTGCTGCTGAGAAGAAAGCAGAAGCCGAGAAATCTTTAGCCAAGACCCGCAGCTTGGAAGAGCTTATGGTGCAAGGAGAGAAACTGTATAACGACCGATGCAGTGTTTGTCACCAAGTGACGGGGCAAGGTATTCCCAATGTCTTCCCTGCGTTAAAAGGCAATAAAGTTGTGACAGGCCCAGCCGAACATCATATTGATGTTGTTCTTCATGGCGTGGCAGGTACGGCCATGCAAGCGTTCGCGAATCAACTAAGTGAAGAAGAAATTTCCGCTATTGTCACGTATGAACGTAATGCTTGGGGTAATAATACCGGCGATGTTATTCAAGCCTCAGACGTAAAGCGGGTGCTTACTAATGGTGAAGATCCTAAACCTTCAGAAACGAATAATTCGGCTCGACGTGAATCGATGAATAAAGGTTCTCAAGCAAAAGATATTCACATAAATGAACCTAAAATCAATCGTTCTGACATGAATGGTTTTGAAAAAAACAGGTTTGCCAGCAATGCTTCTGCACCAAGAATCAACAATGGCTCTGCACAAAAAACAATCGAAAGGAGGCACAATGAACCCTTCACCTTCTATTGA
- a CDS encoding DUF2909 domain-containing protein has protein sequence MTIIFLFKLLLVLLLLFVIFNLGRALYLMVKQNPDDQNSVPMSRYLGKRLIFSALVIALLLIAMATGLITPNPRPY, from the coding sequence ATGACCATCATTTTTTTGTTCAAACTGTTATTAGTACTGCTGCTATTATTTGTCATTTTTAATCTTGGAAGAGCGCTGTATTTGATGGTGAAACAAAACCCTGATGACCAAAACTCTGTTCCAATGAGCCGCTATCTCGGCAAACGGCTTATCTTCTCGGCATTAGTCATTGCATTATTACTGATTGCGATGGCAACCGGACTCATCACCCCTAACCCTCGTCCTTACTAA